In Electrophorus electricus isolate fEleEle1 chromosome 1, fEleEle1.pri, whole genome shotgun sequence, a single window of DNA contains:
- the LOC113588896 gene encoding protein HEXIM1-like, whose amino-acid sequence MSGPDGKQELNVKTSQVCAATDLQHLPVHSSGGPKADARGRDVARQQHSDGKTSEPTDGENLRGEPRVPCPATLTVRARPQRATTSRPSQGHEAEPALTVQVIAAGGDSGDGPEEEARCQTQSAASPACADARVAKKRHRRRPSKKKRRWKPYYKLSWEERKARDEREAARAWRARAEMFAKGLPVAPYNTTQFIMEEHDREEPDLNPDIHGRGLLGACRAHDLADDGDGDGGGTSGHARGEYLQRDFSETYEKYHAESLQSMSKQELVREYLELEKCMSRLEEENARLRAPGTERVRALESELDALRAQNGELRLQGFGDGRASN is encoded by the coding sequence ATGTCAGGACCGGACGGTAAGCAAGAGCTGAACGTCAAAACTTCTCAAGTTTGTGCGGCTACAGATTTGCAGCATCTTCCAGTCCACAGCAGTGGTGGACCGAAAGCGGACGCAAGGGGGCGCGATGTGGCGCGCCAGCAGCACTCAGACGGAAAGACGAGTGAGCCAACAGATGGAGAGAACTTGCGCGGAGAGCCACGGGTCCCGTGTCCTGCGACTTTAACCGTGCGTGCACGCCCACAGCGTGCGACCACGTCTCGGCCCAGTCAGGGGCACGAGGCCGAGCCGGCTTTGACCGTGCAGGTGATCGCTGCTGGCGGCGATAGCGGAGATGGACCGGAGGAGGAAGCACGTTGCCAGACGCAAAGTGCGGCGAGTCCCGCATGTGCGGATGCGCGCGTGGCCAAAAAAAGGCACAGACGGCGACCCTCAAAGAAAAAGCGCCGCTGGAAACCTTATTATAAACTCTCGTGGGAGGAGAGGAAAGCGCGCGATGAGCGCGAGGCTGCGCGGGCGTGGCGCGCGCGGGCAGAGATGTTTGCGAAAGGACTGCCGGTGGCACCCTACAACACTACCCAGTTCATCATGGAGGAGCACGACCGGGAGGAGCCCGACCTCAACCCAGACATACACGGCAGGGGTCTGCTCGGGGCCTGCCGCGCGCACGACCTGGCAGACGATGGAGACGGCGACGGCGGCGGGACATCGGGCCACGCGCGGGGGGAATACCTCCAGCGAGACTTTTCGGAGACGTATGAGAAGTACCACGCCGAGAGCCTGCAGAGCATGAGCAAACAGGAGCTCGTGCGCGAGTACCTCGAGCTGGAGAAGTGCATGTCCCGTCTGGAGGAGGAGAACGCGCGACTGCGCGCGCCCGGCACGGAGCGCGTCAGAGCGCTGGAGAGCGAACTAGATGCGCTGCGCGCGCAAAACGGAGAGCTCCGTCTGCAGGGCTTCGGAGACGGACGCGCGTCTAATTAA